The Triticum aestivum cultivar Chinese Spring chromosome 3A, IWGSC CS RefSeq v2.1, whole genome shotgun sequence genome includes a region encoding these proteins:
- the LOC123059551 gene encoding uncharacterized protein isoform X2 has product MMPDRRGATLLEDLPEDIIDKILVRLPSKDVGRCRAVSTSWCTATSTPKFMLDHHQLQPSLPIIDGRGLPTNFVLFHSAGTNQQLWPFSRCLKHHSEPHVEHVLYNTIIGFYQHLPTQEYRVLWVSEPWHPYKSSLHVLTVGSNVMRHISVRMETLALPSMEKQQQLLKGLRSKSCCPPSVHHRGSLHWCPYDATEIGGHSSDIIVFDTEVESFRWMRSPTRLCHHRKLFDMNGTLAFWGSLTPSLTAMDVWAMQDDVWTFKYKIDVSTLEVTRQLYSTSFKKKKRTPLDSTVQWLDDMVVLNDRELLIMFNSKHVLRCDIDGNFLGMVNIGKSQYCMMLNHCRLKESIIPIPSH; this is encoded by the exons ATGATGCCGGATAGGAGAGGCGCGACCCTGCTAGAGGACCTCCCCGAGGATATCATCGACAAGATACTCGTCCGGTTGCCGTCCAAGGACGTCGGCCGCTGCCGAGCCGTCAGCACATCATGGTGCACTGCCACATCGACGCCCAAATTCATGCTCGACCACCACCAGCTCCAGCCCTCGCTCCCCATTATTGACGGCCGGGGGCTGCCCACTAATTTCGTCCTCTTCCACTCCGCCGGCACCAACCAACAGTTGTGGCCTTTCTCCCGGTGCTTGAAACACCACTCCGAG CCTCATGTTGAGCACGTCCTCTACAACACCATAATTGGTTTCTACCAGCACCTTCCAACTCAAGAATACAGGGTGCTCTGGGTCTCGGAACCATGGCACCCGTATAAATCCAGCTTGCACGTTCTCACAGTGGGATCCAATGTGATGAGGCATATCAGCGTCAGAATGGAAACACTTGCACTGCCATCCATGGAAAAACAACAGCAGTTACTCAAGGGATTGCGCTCTAAGTCCTGCTGTCCACCATCAGTGCATCACCGTGGCAGCTTGCACTGGTGTCCTTATGATGCCACTGAGATTGGGGGACACAGCTCAGACATTATTGTGTTCGACACAGAAGTCGAGTCATTCCGGTGGATGCGCAGTCCCACCCGGCTCTGCCATCATAGAAAGCTGTTCGACATGAACGGCACACTTGCTTTCTGGGGCAGCTTGACTCCCAGCTTGACCGCTATGGATGTCTGGGCGATGCAGGATGACGTCTGGACATTCAAGTACAAGATTGACGTGTCAACTCTGGAGGTAACACGACAACTTTATTCAACctcttttaaaaagaaaaagagaacACCACTTGATTCAACAGTGCAATGGCTCGATGATATGGTTGTGTTGAACGACCGTGAGCTGCTGATCATGTTTAACAGTAAACATGTATTGCGCTGTGACATTGATGGCAACTTCTTAGGAATGGtgaacataggaaagagtcaatattgTATGATGCTTAATCACTGCCGCCTCAAAGAGAGCATTATTCCAATTCCATCCCACTAG
- the LOC123059551 gene encoding uncharacterized protein isoform X1: MMPDRRGATLLEDLPEDIIDKILVRLPSKDVGRCRAVSTSWCTATSTPKFMLDHHQLQPSLPIIDGRGLPTNFVLFHSAGTNQQLWPFSRCLKHHSEVCLHGACDGFLVISWLHQFYICNPVIHTHALLPQPHVEHVLYNTIIGFYQHLPTQEYRVLWVSEPWHPYKSSLHVLTVGSNVMRHISVRMETLALPSMEKQQQLLKGLRSKSCCPPSVHHRGSLHWCPYDATEIGGHSSDIIVFDTEVESFRWMRSPTRLCHHRKLFDMNGTLAFWGSLTPSLTAMDVWAMQDDVWTFKYKIDVSTLEVTRQLYSTSFKKKKRTPLDSTVQWLDDMVVLNDRELLIMFNSKHVLRCDIDGNFLGMVNIGKSQYCMMLNHCRLKESIIPIPSH, translated from the coding sequence ATGATGCCGGATAGGAGAGGCGCGACCCTGCTAGAGGACCTCCCCGAGGATATCATCGACAAGATACTCGTCCGGTTGCCGTCCAAGGACGTCGGCCGCTGCCGAGCCGTCAGCACATCATGGTGCACTGCCACATCGACGCCCAAATTCATGCTCGACCACCACCAGCTCCAGCCCTCGCTCCCCATTATTGACGGCCGGGGGCTGCCCACTAATTTCGTCCTCTTCCACTCCGCCGGCACCAACCAACAGTTGTGGCCTTTCTCCCGGTGCTTGAAACACCACTCCGAGGTTTGTCTTCATGGCGCCTGCGATGGCTTCCTCGTCATCTCCTGGCTGCACCAATTCTACATCTGCAATCCGGTTATCCACACTCATGCTCTCCTACCGCAGCCTCATGTTGAGCACGTCCTCTACAACACCATAATTGGTTTCTACCAGCACCTTCCAACTCAAGAATACAGGGTGCTCTGGGTCTCGGAACCATGGCACCCGTATAAATCCAGCTTGCACGTTCTCACAGTGGGATCCAATGTGATGAGGCATATCAGCGTCAGAATGGAAACACTTGCACTGCCATCCATGGAAAAACAACAGCAGTTACTCAAGGGATTGCGCTCTAAGTCCTGCTGTCCACCATCAGTGCATCACCGTGGCAGCTTGCACTGGTGTCCTTATGATGCCACTGAGATTGGGGGACACAGCTCAGACATTATTGTGTTCGACACAGAAGTCGAGTCATTCCGGTGGATGCGCAGTCCCACCCGGCTCTGCCATCATAGAAAGCTGTTCGACATGAACGGCACACTTGCTTTCTGGGGCAGCTTGACTCCCAGCTTGACCGCTATGGATGTCTGGGCGATGCAGGATGACGTCTGGACATTCAAGTACAAGATTGACGTGTCAACTCTGGAGGTAACACGACAACTTTATTCAACctcttttaaaaagaaaaagagaacACCACTTGATTCAACAGTGCAATGGCTCGATGATATGGTTGTGTTGAACGACCGTGAGCTGCTGATCATGTTTAACAGTAAACATGTATTGCGCTGTGACATTGATGGCAACTTCTTAGGAATGGtgaacataggaaagagtcaatattgTATGATGCTTAATCACTGCCGCCTCAAAGAGAGCATTATTCCAATTCCATCCCACTAG